The following coding sequences lie in one Pseudomonas monsensis genomic window:
- a CDS encoding DUF167 domain-containing protein: MSCFRWDGDDLILECHLQPAARSDDFCGLHGDRLKIRLTAPPVEGKANAYLMAFLAKAFGVSKSQVSLLSGELNRQKRVKICSPKKLPDLPGLVGRPS; encoded by the coding sequence GTGAGCTGTTTTCGCTGGGACGGGGACGATTTGATCCTCGAATGTCATCTGCAACCGGCAGCCCGCAGCGATGATTTCTGCGGGCTGCACGGGGATCGCTTGAAGATTCGCCTGACTGCACCGCCGGTCGAGGGCAAGGCCAATGCTTACCTTATGGCCTTTCTGGCCAAGGCGTTCGGGGTATCCAAGAGCCAGGTCAGCTTGCTCAGCGGCGAATTGAACCGGCAGAAACGGGTGAAGATCTGTTCGCCGAAGAAGCTGCCGGATTTGCCGGGTCTGGTTGGGCGTCCGTCTTGA
- a CDS encoding type IV pilus twitching motility protein PilT, with translation MDITELLAFSAKQGASDLHLSAGLPPMIRVDGDVRRINLPALDHKQVHELIYDIMNDTQRVDFEKHLETDFSFEVPGVARFRVNAFNQNRGAGAVFRTIPSKVLSMEDLAMGDVFRKITDAPRGLVLVTGPTGSGKSTTLAAMIDYLNTHRHHHILTIEDPIEFVHESRKCLINQREVHRDTRSFATALRSALREDPDVILVGEMRDLETIRLALTAAETGHLVFGTLHTTSAAKTIDRVVDVFPGDEKSMVRSMLSESLLAVVSQTLIKKIGGGRVAAHEIMLGTSAIRNLIREDKVAQMYSAIQTGGSLGMQTLDMCLKDLVTKGLISREHAREKARTPDNF, from the coding sequence ATGGATATCACTGAACTGCTGGCCTTCAGCGCCAAACAAGGCGCTTCCGACCTGCACCTGTCGGCCGGTCTGCCGCCGATGATTCGTGTCGATGGCGATGTGCGGCGAATCAATCTGCCGGCGCTGGATCACAAGCAGGTGCACGAACTGATCTACGACATCATGAACGACACCCAGCGGGTCGACTTCGAGAAACACCTGGAAACGGATTTCTCGTTCGAAGTCCCCGGCGTGGCGCGCTTTCGGGTCAATGCCTTCAACCAGAACCGTGGCGCCGGCGCGGTATTTCGCACCATTCCCTCGAAAGTGCTGAGCATGGAAGACCTCGCCATGGGCGATGTCTTTCGCAAGATCACCGACGCCCCGCGCGGGCTGGTGCTGGTCACTGGGCCGACCGGCTCCGGCAAGTCGACCACGCTGGCGGCGATGATCGACTACCTCAATACCCACCGTCATCATCACATCCTCACCATCGAAGACCCGATCGAGTTCGTCCACGAATCGCGCAAATGCCTGATCAATCAGCGTGAGGTCCACCGTGATACCCGCAGTTTCGCGACCGCGTTACGTTCTGCATTGCGGGAAGACCCGGATGTGATCCTGGTCGGCGAGATGCGCGACCTGGAGACCATTCGCCTGGCCTTGACCGCTGCCGAGACCGGGCATTTGGTGTTTGGCACGCTGCACACCACGTCGGCGGCGAAAACCATCGACCGGGTCGTGGACGTGTTCCCCGGGGACGAAAAGTCGATGGTGCGTTCGATGCTGTCGGAGTCGCTGCTGGCAGTGGTGTCACAGACGCTGATCAAGAAGATCGGCGGCGGGCGGGTGGCGGCGCACGAGATCATGCTGGGAACGTCGGCGATCCGTAACCTGATCCGCGAGGACAAGGTGGCGCAGATGTATTCGGCGATTCAGACCGGTGGTTCGTTGGGAATGCAGACACTCGACATGTGCCTGAAGGATCTGGTGACCAAGGGTTTGATCAGCCGCGAGCATGCGCGGGAGAAGGCGCGTACGCCGGATAATTTCTAA
- the proC gene encoding pyrroline-5-carboxylate reductase — MSHTRIAFIGAGNMAASLIGGLRAKGLEASHIRASDPGEETRKRVSAEHGIETFADNAQAIDGVDVIVLAVKPQAMKAVCEAIRPSLKPHQLVVSIAAGITCASMTAWLGEQPIVRCMPNTPALLRQGVSGLYATSEVTAEQRQQAEALLSAVGIALWLNEEQQLDAVTAVSGSGPAYFFLLIEAMTAAGVKLGLPQDIAEQLTLQTALGAAHMAVASDVDAAELRRRVTSPNGTTEAAIKSFQANGFEALVETALGAAAHRSAEMAEQLGK, encoded by the coding sequence ATGAGCCACACACGTATTGCCTTTATCGGTGCCGGCAACATGGCCGCCAGTTTGATCGGCGGCTTGCGCGCCAAAGGTCTGGAAGCCAGCCACATCCGCGCCAGCGATCCGGGCGAAGAAACCCGTAAACGGGTCAGCGCCGAACACGGTATCGAAACCTTCGCCGATAACGCCCAGGCCATCGACGGCGTCGACGTGATCGTGCTGGCGGTCAAGCCACAGGCGATGAAAGCCGTGTGCGAAGCCATTCGCCCAAGCCTGAAACCGCATCAACTGGTGGTGTCGATCGCCGCCGGCATCACTTGCGCGAGCATGACTGCATGGCTCGGCGAGCAGCCGATCGTGCGCTGCATGCCCAACACTCCGGCACTGCTGCGTCAGGGCGTCAGCGGCCTGTACGCCACCAGCGAAGTGACTGCCGAACAGCGTCAGCAGGCCGAAGCGCTGCTGTCCGCCGTCGGCATCGCGCTGTGGCTGAACGAAGAACAGCAACTCGACGCGGTGACTGCCGTCTCCGGCTCCGGCCCGGCGTATTTCTTCCTGCTGATCGAAGCCATGACTGCCGCCGGCGTCAAACTCGGCCTGCCGCAGGACATCGCTGAACAGCTGACCCTGCAAACCGCCCTCGGCGCCGCGCACATGGCAGTTGCCAGCGATGTCGACGCCGCAGAACTGCGCCGCCGCGTGACCTCGCCAAACGGCACCACAGAGGCCGCAATCAAATCATTCCAGGCCAACGGCTTCGAAGCCCTGGTCGAAACAGCACTCGGCGCCGCCGCGCACCGCTCGGCCGAAATGGCCGAACAACTGGGCAAATAA
- a CDS encoding YggS family pyridoxal phosphate-dependent enzyme: MSTIADNIALVSSRIHAATAAAGRPENSVQLLAVSKTKPAQDLREAHAAGLRDFGENYLQEALGKQLELADLPLIWHFIGPIQSNKTRAIAEHFDWVHSVDRLKIAQRLSEQRPAELPPLNICIQVNVSGEASKSGCTPADLPALAEAISALPRLKLRGLMAIPEPTEDRAEQDAAFAAVQRLQASLNLPLDTLSMGMSHDLEAAIAQGATWVRIGTALFGARDYAAHS; encoded by the coding sequence ATGTCCACGATAGCAGACAACATTGCCCTCGTTAGTTCACGCATCCACGCCGCGACCGCCGCTGCCGGACGCCCTGAAAACAGCGTGCAGCTCCTGGCCGTGAGCAAGACCAAACCCGCACAGGACCTGCGTGAAGCCCATGCTGCAGGCCTGCGCGATTTCGGCGAGAACTATCTGCAGGAAGCCTTGGGCAAACAGCTCGAACTGGCCGACCTGCCCTTGATCTGGCACTTCATCGGCCCCATTCAATCGAACAAGACTCGCGCCATTGCCGAGCATTTCGACTGGGTGCACTCCGTGGATCGCCTGAAAATTGCCCAACGCCTGTCCGAACAGCGCCCGGCCGAGCTGCCGCCGCTGAACATCTGCATTCAGGTCAACGTCAGCGGTGAAGCCAGCAAGTCCGGCTGCACCCCGGCCGACCTGCCGGCACTGGCCGAGGCCATCAGCGCCCTGCCCCGGCTGAAACTGCGCGGGCTGATGGCGATTCCCGAGCCGACCGAAGATCGTGCCGAACAGGACGCCGCGTTTGCTGCCGTGCAACGTTTGCAGGCCAGCCTGAATCTGCCGCTCGACACACTGTCCATGGGCATGAGCCACGACCTCGAGGCGGCCATCGCCCAAGGCGCCACCTGGGTGCGGATCGGTACGGCCCTGTTTGGTGCCCGCGACTACGCCGCCCACTCTTGA
- the metW gene encoding methionine biosynthesis protein MetW → MRADLEIIQEWIPAGSRVLDLGCGDGELLTWLRDNKQVTGYGLENDPDNIAECVAKGINVIEQDLDKGLGNFASNSFDIVVMTQALQAVHYPDRILDEMLRVGRQCIITFPNFGHWRCRWYLASKGRMPVSEFLPYTWYNTPNIHFCTFEDFEELCRERDAKVIDRLAVDQQHRHGWASKLWPNLLGEIGIYRVSSPVLADHRIAV, encoded by the coding sequence ATGAGAGCTGATCTGGAAATCATCCAGGAATGGATCCCCGCCGGCAGCCGTGTGCTCGACCTCGGTTGCGGCGACGGCGAACTGCTGACCTGGCTGCGCGACAATAAGCAAGTCACCGGTTATGGCCTGGAAAACGACCCGGACAACATCGCCGAGTGCGTGGCCAAGGGCATCAACGTCATCGAACAGGACCTGGACAAGGGCCTGGGCAACTTCGCCAGCAACAGCTTCGACATTGTGGTGATGACCCAGGCACTGCAAGCCGTGCATTATCCCGACAGGATCCTCGACGAAATGCTCCGGGTCGGGCGCCAGTGCATCATCACCTTCCCCAACTTCGGTCACTGGCGCTGCCGCTGGTACCTGGCGAGCAAGGGCCGCATGCCGGTGTCGGAGTTCCTGCCGTACACCTGGTACAACACGCCGAACATCCACTTCTGCACCTTCGAAGACTTTGAAGAACTTTGTCGCGAACGTGATGCGAAGGTCATTGATCGGCTTGCCGTGGATCAACAGCACCGCCACGGGTGGGCCAGTAAGCTATGGCCTAATCTGTTAGGTGAGATCGGTATCTACCGCGTCAGCAGCCCGGTGCTTGCAGATCACCGGATCGCGGTCTGA
- a CDS encoding YggT family protein: MIGLNTAAVYVLQTLGSLYLLIVLLRFVLQLVRANFYNPLCQFVVKATQPLLKPLRRIIPSVFGLDMSSLVLAILVQLALMALTLLLTYGTTGNPLQLFIWAIIGVTALFLKIFFFALIISVILSWVAPGSHNPGAELVNQICEPALAPFRKILPNLGGLDLSPIFAFLALKLIDMLVINNLAAMTMMPEILRLLM, encoded by the coding sequence ATGATTGGATTGAACACCGCAGCGGTTTACGTGCTGCAAACCCTCGGCAGCCTGTACTTGCTGATCGTGTTGCTGCGCTTCGTCCTGCAACTGGTGCGGGCGAACTTCTACAACCCGCTGTGCCAGTTCGTGGTCAAGGCCACCCAACCGCTGCTCAAGCCACTGCGCCGGATCATCCCGAGCGTGTTCGGCCTGGACATGTCGTCGCTGGTGCTGGCGATTCTGGTGCAACTGGCACTGATGGCCCTGACCCTGCTGCTGACCTACGGCACCACCGGTAACCCGCTGCAGCTGTTTATCTGGGCGATCATCGGCGTCACCGCGCTGTTCCTGAAGATTTTCTTCTTCGCCCTGATCATCAGCGTGATCCTGTCGTGGGTCGCTCCGGGCAGCCATAACCCGGGCGCTGAACTGGTGAACCAGATCTGCGAACCGGCCCTGGCGCCGTTCCGCAAGATTCTGCCAAACCTCGGCGGTCTGGACCTGTCACCGATCTTCGCCTTCCTCGCGCTGAAGCTGATCGACATGCTGGTGATCAACAATCTGGCGGCGATGACGATGATGCCGGAAATCCTGCGCCTGCTGATGTGA
- the rdgB gene encoding RdgB/HAM1 family non-canonical purine NTP pyrophosphatase, translating to MMNLKQLVLASHNAGKLKELQAMLGESVQLRSIGEWSKVEPEETGLSFVENAILKARNAARISGLPALADDSGLAVDFLGGAPGIYSARYADGKGDAANNAKLLDALKDVPQAERGAQFVCVLALVRHADDPLPILCEGLWHGRILTAASGEHGFGYDPLFWVPERDVSSAELSPADKNQISHRARAMDLLRQRLGLK from the coding sequence ATGATGAACCTCAAGCAACTCGTACTGGCCAGCCATAACGCCGGCAAACTCAAGGAACTCCAGGCCATGCTCGGCGAATCGGTGCAACTGCGCTCGATCGGCGAATGGAGCAAGGTCGAGCCGGAAGAAACCGGCCTGTCGTTCGTCGAGAACGCGATCCTCAAGGCGCGCAATGCCGCGCGCATCTCCGGTTTGCCGGCGCTGGCCGATGACTCCGGCCTGGCAGTGGACTTCCTTGGCGGTGCCCCGGGCATCTACTCGGCGCGCTACGCCGACGGCAAGGGCGATGCGGCGAACAATGCCAAGCTGCTCGACGCCCTCAAAGACGTGCCGCAAGCCGAGCGCGGCGCGCAGTTCGTCTGCGTGCTGGCTCTGGTGCGCCACGCTGATGATCCGCTGCCGATCCTTTGCGAAGGCCTGTGGCACGGGCGCATCCTCACCGCCGCCAGCGGCGAGCACGGTTTTGGCTACGACCCGCTGTTCTGGGTGCCGGAACGTGACGTGTCCAGCGCTGAACTGAGCCCGGCCGACAAGAACCAGATCAGCCACCGCGCCCGTGCAATGGATCTGCTGCGCCAGCGTCTGGGCCTGAAATGA
- a CDS encoding dihydroorotase, protein MKLSILGARVIDPSTGLDQITDIHVEACKIVALGAAPAGFTAVETIDAQGLVAAPGLVDLNVALREPGYSRKGSIASETRAAAAGGVTSLCCPPKTKPVLDTSAVAELILDRAREAGNTKVFPIGALSKGLDGEQLAELVALRDAGCVAFGNGLESFRNTRTLCRALEYAATFDLTVIFNSQDHDLADGGLAHEGAVASFLGLPGIPETAETVALARDLLLVEQTGVRAHFSQLTSARGVALIAQAQARGLKVTADVALYQLILTDEALIDFSSLYHVQPPLRTRADRDGLREAVKSGVVSAISSHHQPHERDAKLAPFGATEPGISSVELLLPLAMTLVEDGLLDLPTLLARLSAGPADALRLPAGKLAVGGAADIVLFDPQASTVAGEGWLSKGENCPFIGHTLPGVVRYTLVDGRISHQA, encoded by the coding sequence GTGAAGCTCAGCATTCTCGGCGCCCGCGTCATCGATCCAAGCACCGGCCTGGATCAAATCACCGATATCCACGTTGAAGCCTGCAAGATCGTCGCCCTCGGCGCCGCGCCGGCCGGTTTCACTGCCGTCGAAACCATCGACGCCCAAGGCCTGGTCGCCGCGCCCGGGCTGGTCGACCTGAACGTCGCCCTGCGCGAGCCGGGCTACAGCCGCAAAGGCAGCATCGCCAGCGAAACCCGCGCAGCGGCGGCTGGTGGCGTAACCAGCCTGTGCTGCCCGCCGAAGACCAAACCGGTGCTCGACACCTCGGCGGTGGCCGAACTGATCCTCGACCGTGCTCGCGAAGCCGGCAACACCAAGGTGTTCCCGATTGGCGCGCTGAGCAAAGGCCTGGACGGCGAACAGCTTGCCGAGCTGGTGGCGCTGCGTGACGCCGGTTGCGTCGCGTTCGGCAACGGTCTGGAGAGTTTCCGCAACACCCGCACCCTGTGCCGGGCACTGGAATACGCGGCCACCTTCGATCTGACGGTGATTTTCAACTCGCAGGATCACGATCTGGCGGATGGCGGCCTGGCCCACGAAGGCGCGGTCGCCAGCTTCCTCGGTCTGCCGGGCATTCCGGAAACGGCGGAAACCGTGGCCCTGGCCCGCGATCTGTTGCTGGTCGAGCAGACCGGCGTGCGCGCGCACTTCAGCCAGTTGACCAGCGCTCGCGGTGTGGCTCTGATCGCCCAGGCTCAGGCCCGTGGCTTGAAGGTCACGGCGGATGTCGCGCTGTACCAGTTGATCCTCACCGATGAAGCGCTGATCGACTTCAGCAGCCTCTATCACGTGCAACCGCCGCTGCGCACCCGCGCAGACCGCGATGGCCTGCGTGAGGCTGTGAAATCGGGTGTGGTATCGGCAATCTCCAGCCATCACCAGCCGCATGAACGCGACGCCAAACTGGCGCCGTTCGGCGCGACCGAGCCGGGCATCAGCAGCGTCGAGCTGCTGCTGCCGCTGGCGATGACCCTGGTCGAGGATGGTCTGCTGGATCTGCCGACCCTGCTCGCGCGCCTGAGCGCTGGGCCTGCGGACGCGCTGCGCCTGCCGGCGGGCAAACTGGCGGTGGGCGGTGCGGCAGATATCGTGCTGTTCGATCCGCAGGCTTCGACGGTGGCTGGTGAAGGCTGGTTGTCGAAGGGTGAGAATTGCCCGTTCATTGGCCACACTTTGCCGGGTGTGGTTCGCTACACGCTGGTGGATGGGCGGATCAGTCACCAGGCTTGA
- the pyrR gene encoding bifunctional pyr operon transcriptional regulator/uracil phosphoribosyltransferase PyrR, with the protein MSLPNPAELISQMATRLKAHLAQREIREPRYIGIRTGGIWVAQALLKELGSDAPLGTLDVSFYRDDFSQNGLHPQVRPSALPFEIEGQHLVLIDDVLMSGRTIRAAMNELFDYGRPASVTLVCLLDLDAGELPIRPNVVGATLSLAAHERVKLSGPEPLTLELQDLNP; encoded by the coding sequence ACCCGCCTCAAGGCGCACCTTGCCCAGCGTGAGATCCGCGAACCGCGTTACATCGGCATCCGCACCGGCGGTATCTGGGTCGCGCAGGCCCTGCTCAAGGAATTGGGCAGCGATGCGCCACTGGGCACGCTGGATGTTTCCTTCTACCGCGACGACTTCAGCCAGAACGGCCTGCACCCGCAAGTGCGCCCCTCGGCCCTGCCCTTCGAGATCGAAGGCCAGCATCTGGTGCTGATCGACGACGTGCTGATGAGCGGCCGCACCATCCGCGCCGCGATGAACGAACTGTTCGACTATGGCCGCCCGGCCAGCGTGACCCTGGTCTGCCTGCTCGACCTGGACGCCGGCGAGCTGCCGATCCGCCCGAACGTGGTCGGCGCGACCCTGTCGCTGGCCGCCCACGAGCGGGTCAAGCTGTCCGGCCCCGAGCCGCTGACGCTCGAACTGCAAGACCTGAACCCTTAA
- a CDS encoding C40 family peptidase, translating into MRPFFKTWLTICLLMPLAAHATNREQRLPNVNGFTPKSHASAPSSKSSKQTKHTTLASNNHGKLVPPMANKESSNVLSRAVNVLGTPYRWGGSSPSKGFDCSGLVKYAFNDATFDLPRTSNAMASGHGEKVERKDLKPGDLIFFNIKSRRVNHVAIYLGNDRFIHAPRRGKAVSIDTLNKPYWEQHYVVAKRVLPKEPAGKQMRVVQR; encoded by the coding sequence ATGCGACCATTTTTCAAGACATGGCTAACTATTTGCCTATTAATGCCACTGGCCGCCCACGCCACCAATCGTGAGCAACGTCTTCCCAACGTTAACGGTTTCACCCCTAAATCCCATGCTTCGGCTCCTTCGAGCAAGAGCAGCAAACAAACGAAACACACCACGCTCGCCAGCAACAATCACGGCAAGCTGGTTCCACCGATGGCGAACAAGGAAAGCAGCAACGTCCTGAGCCGCGCGGTGAACGTCCTCGGTACTCCATACCGTTGGGGCGGCAGCAGCCCAAGTAAAGGCTTCGACTGCAGCGGTCTGGTGAAATATGCGTTCAACGACGCCACCTTCGACCTGCCACGCACCTCCAATGCGATGGCCAGCGGTCACGGCGAGAAAGTCGAGCGCAAGGATCTTAAGCCAGGCGACCTGATTTTCTTCAACATCAAGAGCCGTCGGGTCAACCACGTTGCCATCTACCTGGGCAACGACCGCTTTATCCACGCACCGCGTCGTGGCAAAGCAGTGAGCATCGACACGCTGAACAAGCCGTATTGGGAACAGCATTACGTGGTTGCCAAGCGTGTGTTGCCGAAAGAACCGGCCGGCAAGCAGATGCGCGTCGTTCAACGCTGA
- a CDS encoding aspartate carbamoyltransferase catalytic subunit: MTPLDTKRPLQLNDQGQLRHFLSLDGLRRELLTEILDTADSFLEVGARAVKKVPLLRGKTVCNVFFENSTRTRTTFELAAQRLSADVITLNVSTSSASKGETLLDTLRNLEAMAADMFVVRHGDSGAAHFIAEHVCPQVAIINGGDGRHAHPTQGMLDMLTIRRHKGGFENLSVAIVGDILHSRVARSNMLALKTLGCPDIRVIAPKTLLPIGIEQYGVKVYTDMNEGLKDVDVVIMLRLQRERMTGGLLPSEGEFYRLFGLTTARLAGAKPDCIVMHPGPINRGVEIESAVADGPHSVILNQVTYGIAIRMAVLSMAMSGQTAQRQFEQENAQ; this comes from the coding sequence ATGACGCCTCTAGATACCAAGCGCCCGCTGCAGCTCAATGATCAGGGCCAGCTGCGCCACTTCCTCTCGCTCGACGGCCTGCGCCGCGAGTTGCTGACGGAAATCCTCGACACTGCCGACTCGTTTCTCGAAGTCGGGGCCCGGGCGGTGAAGAAGGTCCCGTTGCTGCGCGGCAAGACCGTGTGCAACGTGTTCTTCGAAAACTCCACGCGCACCCGCACCACCTTCGAACTGGCGGCCCAGCGGCTGTCGGCAGACGTGATCACCCTGAACGTGTCGACCTCGTCGGCCAGCAAAGGTGAAACCCTGCTCGACACCCTGCGCAACCTCGAAGCCATGGCCGCCGACATGTTCGTCGTGCGCCACGGCGATTCCGGTGCGGCACACTTCATCGCCGAGCATGTCTGCCCACAGGTGGCGATCATCAACGGCGGCGACGGCCGTCACGCCCACCCGACCCAGGGCATGCTCGACATGCTCACCATCCGTCGGCACAAGGGCGGTTTCGAAAACCTCTCGGTGGCGATCGTCGGCGACATCCTGCACTCGCGGGTGGCACGCTCGAACATGCTCGCGCTGAAAACCCTCGGCTGCCCGGACATCCGCGTGATCGCGCCGAAGACCCTGCTGCCGATCGGCATCGAGCAGTACGGCGTGAAGGTTTACACCGACATGAACGAAGGCCTGAAGGACGTCGACGTGGTGATCATGCTGCGCCTGCAGCGTGAGCGCATGACCGGCGGCCTGCTGCCGAGCGAAGGCGAGTTCTACCGCCTGTTCGGCCTGACCACCGCACGTCTGGCCGGGGCCAAACCCGATTGCATCGTCATGCACCCGGGGCCGATCAACCGTGGCGTGGAAATCGAATCGGCGGTGGCCGACGGCCCGCACTCGGTGATCCTCAATCAAGTCACCTACGGCATCGCCATCCGCATGGCCGTGCTGTCGATGGCCATGAGCGGGCAAACAGCGCAACGTCAATTCGAGCAGGAGAACGCCCAGTGA
- a CDS encoding NINE protein, with the protein MNRYQLPRVNEKDTHSKIIGYLLWIFGFTGAHRFYYGKPVTGTIWFFTFGLLGIGWLIDLFLIPAMDREADLRFAAGPIEYNVAWILLTFLGVFGVHRMYQGKWISGLLYLLTGGLFFVGVLYDFWTLNDQVSVRNAEGRGAFQ; encoded by the coding sequence ATGAACCGCTATCAACTACCCCGCGTGAACGAAAAGGACACCCACAGCAAAATCATCGGTTACCTGCTGTGGATCTTCGGATTTACCGGCGCTCACCGCTTCTATTACGGCAAACCGGTCACCGGGACGATCTGGTTCTTCACCTTTGGCTTGTTGGGTATTGGCTGGCTGATCGACTTGTTTCTGATCCCGGCGATGGATCGCGAGGCCGATCTGCGTTTTGCTGCCGGGCCGATCGAGTACAACGTGGCGTGGATTCTGCTGACGTTCCTGGGGGTGTTCGGCGTGCACCGGATGTACCAGGGCAAGTGGATCAGCGGGTTGCTGTATCTGCTGACCGGCGGGTTGTTCTTTGTCGGGGTGCTGTATGACTTCTGGACGCTGAATGATCAGGTCTCGGTGCGTAATGCCGAAGGCAGAGGCGCCTTCCAGTAA
- the metX gene encoding homoserine O-succinyltransferase MetX, producing the protein MPAAFPPDSVGLVTPQTAHFSEPLALACGRSLPAYDLIYETYGTLNAQASNAVLICHALSGHHHAAGYHSPDDRKPGWWDSCIGPGKPIDTTKFFVVSLNNLGGCNGSTGPSSINPDTGKPFGADFPVLTVEDWVHSQARLADLLGIHQFAAVIGGSLGGMQALQWTITYPDRVRHCLAIASAPKLSAQNIAFNEVARQAILTDPEFHGGSFQEQGVIPKRGLMLARMVGHITYLSDDSMGEKFGRGLKSEKLNYDFHSVEFQVESYLRYQGEEFSGRFDANTYLLMTKALDYFDPAANFDDNLAKTFENATAKFCVMSFTTDWRFSPARSRELVDALMAARKDVSYLEIDAPQGHDAFLIPIPRYLQAFGNYMNRITV; encoded by the coding sequence ATGCCAGCTGCCTTTCCCCCCGATTCTGTTGGTCTGGTGACGCCGCAAACGGCGCACTTCAGTGAACCCCTGGCCCTGGCCTGCGGACGTTCGCTGCCCGCCTACGACCTGATCTACGAGACCTACGGCACGCTGAACGCGCAGGCGAGCAACGCCGTGCTGATCTGCCACGCCTTGTCCGGCCATCATCATGCCGCTGGCTATCACAGCCCCGACGACCGCAAGCCCGGTTGGTGGGACAGCTGCATCGGTCCCGGCAAGCCGATCGACACCACCAAATTCTTCGTGGTCAGCCTGAACAATCTGGGTGGTTGCAACGGCTCCACCGGCCCGAGCAGCATCAACCCGGACACCGGCAAGCCGTTCGGCGCCGACTTCCCGGTGCTCACCGTGGAAGACTGGGTGCACAGCCAGGCGCGTCTGGCTGATCTGCTCGGCATCCATCAGTTCGCCGCCGTGATCGGCGGCAGCCTCGGCGGCATGCAGGCCTTGCAGTGGACCATCACCTACCCGGATCGCGTGCGGCACTGCCTGGCGATCGCCTCGGCGCCCAAACTGTCGGCGCAGAACATCGCCTTCAACGAAGTCGCGCGTCAGGCCATCCTCACTGACCCCGAGTTCCACGGCGGTTCATTCCAGGAACAAGGCGTGATCCCCAAGCGCGGGCTGATGCTGGCGCGGATGGTCGGGCACATCACCTACCTGTCCGACGACTCGATGGGCGAGAAATTCGGCCGTGGCCTGAAGAGTGAAAAGCTCAACTACGACTTCCACAGCGTCGAGTTTCAGGTCGAAAGCTACCTGCGCTATCAGGGCGAAGAGTTCTCCGGGCGTTTCGATGCCAACACTTATCTGTTGATGACCAAGGCGCTGGACTACTTCGATCCGGCGGCGAACTTCGACGATAACCTGGCGAAAACCTTCGAGAACGCCACAGCCAAGTTCTGCGTGATGTCGTTCACCACCGACTGGCGTTTCTCCCCTGCCCGCTCGCGGGAGCTGGTGGACGCGCTGATGGCTGCGCGCAAAGACGTCAGCTACCTGGAAATCGACGCGCCACAGGGCCACGACGCCTTCCTGATTCCGATCCCGCGTTATTTGCAGGCGTTCGGTAATTACATGAACCGAATTACGGTGTGA
- a CDS encoding DUF4426 domain-containing protein, protein MGRLITVLLAACLSLSAVAADAIKGERKEVFGDVTVHYNTFNSTFLTPDIAKAAELIRSKNQGVINVSVIKDGKPLSANVTGTVKDLTSQSVPLNFRQVTEQGAIYYIAQYPVEQQETRTFEIKVQNGDKIHTINFNQELFPGE, encoded by the coding sequence ATGGGTCGCTTGATTACTGTGCTATTGGCCGCCTGCCTGAGTCTGTCTGCGGTGGCCGCCGATGCCATCAAGGGCGAACGCAAGGAAGTGTTCGGTGACGTCACCGTGCACTACAACACCTTCAATTCCACCTTCCTGACACCCGACATCGCCAAAGCGGCCGAGCTGATCCGCAGCAAGAACCAGGGCGTGATCAATGTCTCGGTGATCAAGGACGGCAAACCGTTGAGCGCCAACGTCACCGGCACGGTCAAAGACCTGACCAGCCAGAGCGTACCGCTGAATTTCCGCCAGGTCACCGAACAGGGCGCGATCTACTACATCGCCCAGTACCCGGTGGAGCAGCAGGAAACCCGCACCTTTGAAATCAAGGTGCAGAACGGCGACAAGATCCACACCATCAATTTCAACCAAGAGCTTTTCCCCGGCGAATGA